From the genome of Effusibacillus lacus, one region includes:
- a CDS encoding MBL fold metallo-hydrolase, producing MHVQGFALGAFQTNCYVLTDKSTKTAIIIDPGYNPDVVLDAVDGYKVTHILLTHAHLDHIGGLKQVKQAAAAPVYVHPNEEEWLINPMLNGSGRWLQLGEPITGPAADKLISEGDKIPFAGKEISVLFVPGHSPGSVAYVLDDLVFAGDTLFYGSIGRTDLPGGDFDTLTDSIRTKLYKLPPETVVYPGHGPETTVKRERKFNPFVRDDYVYDGEIE from the coding sequence GTGCATGTGCAGGGCTTTGCGTTGGGTGCTTTTCAGACAAACTGTTACGTGTTGACTGACAAGTCCACAAAGACAGCCATTATCATCGACCCGGGATACAATCCCGATGTAGTGCTGGATGCAGTGGACGGATATAAAGTAACTCATATCCTGCTGACCCATGCCCATCTTGATCATATTGGAGGGCTGAAACAGGTCAAACAGGCTGCGGCTGCTCCCGTCTACGTGCACCCGAACGAAGAAGAATGGCTTATCAATCCCATGTTAAACGGTTCTGGGCGCTGGCTCCAGTTGGGGGAGCCAATAACAGGCCCTGCTGCGGATAAGTTGATTTCGGAGGGGGACAAGATTCCTTTTGCCGGGAAAGAAATCTCTGTCTTGTTTGTGCCGGGACACTCCCCGGGATCGGTAGCCTATGTGCTGGATGACCTTGTGTTTGCCGGAGATACTCTGTTTTACGGAAGTATCGGACGCACCGACTTGCCTGGCGGAGATTTTGACACATTGACTGACAGTATTCGAACCAAATTGTATAAACTTCCGCCGGAAACGGTGGTGTATCCGGGACACGGACCGGAAACGACGGTGAAACGGGAAAGAAAGTTCAATCCGTTTGTCAGGGACGATTATGTATACGACGGTGAAATTGAGTGA
- a CDS encoding thiazole synthase encodes MLKIGNHVFKSRLFLGTGKFPDLEVQQQAVEASGTEVLTFAVRRLNLENPDAPNFLERLDLKKFTLLPNTAGAATAEEAVRIARLAKASGLCDMIKVEVIGDSRTLLPDPIETLKATEILVREGFTVLPYTSDDPILARHLQEVGAHAVMPGASPIGSGLGLLNPHYIKFIIEEAKVPVIVDAGVGSPADAAAAMELGADGVLLNTAVAGAKDPVLMAEAMKLAIEAGRKGYLAGRIAKKRYASASSPLEGMVD; translated from the coding sequence GTGTTAAAGATCGGAAATCATGTATTCAAGTCCAGGCTGTTTCTTGGAACAGGAAAATTTCCCGACCTGGAGGTGCAGCAGCAAGCGGTCGAAGCATCAGGAACCGAAGTACTGACATTTGCGGTCAGGCGTTTGAATCTGGAGAATCCGGACGCGCCCAACTTTCTTGAACGCTTGGACCTGAAAAAATTCACCTTGCTTCCCAATACGGCTGGAGCAGCCACGGCTGAGGAAGCTGTCAGGATTGCACGTTTGGCAAAAGCGTCAGGCCTTTGCGATATGATAAAAGTTGAAGTGATCGGTGATTCCAGGACTTTGCTGCCGGATCCGATTGAGACGCTGAAAGCAACGGAAATACTGGTACGGGAAGGGTTTACGGTACTCCCTTATACGTCGGATGATCCGATCCTGGCCAGACACCTGCAGGAGGTCGGTGCCCATGCGGTTATGCCGGGCGCATCTCCAATCGGTTCCGGACTCGGCTTATTGAATCCTCATTACATAAAGTTTATTATTGAAGAGGCAAAAGTTCCCGTTATCGTTGACGCAGGGGTTGGTTCTCCCGCAGATGCGGCGGCGGCCATGGAATTGGGGGCAGACGGTGTCTTGTTGAACACTGCTGTTGCAGGGGCAAAAGATCCCGTACTGATGGCAGAAGCGATGAAACTTGCGATCGAAGCAGGACGAAAGGGGTATTTGGCGGGAAGAATCGCTAAGAAACGCTATGCAAGTGCGTCTTCACCCCTGGAAGGAATGGTTGACTAA
- the thiS gene encoding sulfur carrier protein ThiS, giving the protein MPGAKTLADVVRHFGLTEKIIVIEHNLTIIPRERYEDTKVAPGDKIEIVHFVGGG; this is encoded by the coding sequence GTGCCCGGCGCAAAGACGCTGGCAGACGTAGTCAGACACTTCGGGCTGACGGAAAAGATCATTGTCATTGAACACAATTTGACAATCATTCCCCGTGAGCGATACGAAGATACAAAAGTGGCCCCGGGTGACAAAATCGAAATCGTTCACTTTGTGGGCGGCGGATAA
- the thiE gene encoding thiamine phosphate synthase, translating to MRFLDSRLYVITGSAFLKGRKLEDVILQAIGGGADCIQLREKDVSSRELLEMAVLLRKLTKETGTTFIVNDRVDIAQAVGADGVHLGQQDLPIAVAREILGPDKIIGISTHDSKEAIEAERSGANYIGLGPVHPTPTKSDAEPAIGLQGIREVCRHVSIPVVAIGGIKQKDVEDIIRSGASGVAVISAVIGADDVHAAAKAMRDAVDRVRKEGIGHGSYYQRSIEDGARRKDAGRRSQTLRADGKDHCH from the coding sequence GTGAGATTTTTGGACAGCAGATTGTATGTGATTACCGGATCGGCTTTTTTGAAGGGAAGAAAACTGGAAGATGTGATCCTTCAGGCAATCGGCGGAGGGGCGGATTGCATTCAATTAAGGGAAAAAGATGTTTCCTCCCGCGAATTGCTGGAGATGGCGGTTCTCTTGAGGAAGCTCACCAAAGAAACCGGAACAACCTTTATTGTTAACGATCGCGTAGATATTGCACAAGCAGTCGGGGCGGACGGAGTACATCTTGGACAGCAGGATCTGCCGATTGCCGTTGCAAGGGAAATACTGGGTCCTGACAAGATTATTGGGATTTCGACACATGACTCGAAAGAAGCAATAGAGGCGGAACGGTCAGGAGCCAACTACATTGGTCTTGGACCGGTCCATCCCACTCCAACCAAATCGGATGCCGAGCCTGCCATCGGTTTGCAGGGGATAAGGGAAGTATGCCGCCATGTATCCATTCCTGTGGTAGCCATTGGAGGAATTAAACAGAAAGATGTGGAGGACATTATCCGGTCGGGTGCGAGTGGAGTCGCGGTTATAAGCGCCGTAATTGGCGCCGATGATGTGCATGCTGCCGCAAAAGCGATGCGAGACGCAGTAGATCGGGTCAGGAAAGAAGGAATCGGACATGGATCTTACTATCAACGGTCAATTGAGGACGGTGCCCGGCGCAAAGACGCTGGCAGACGTAGTCAGACACTTCGGGCTGACGGAAAAGATCATTGTCATTGA
- a CDS encoding CoA-binding protein — translation MHRNPSDQTLAELLRETRTIAVFGLSDDPAKASNEVAQYLQSQGYEIIPVNPKLTSVLGRKSYPTLMDVEGTVDIVDVFRRSEHVPEVVDQVMQMKEKPKAVWIQLGIVNDEQCKRIEEAGITAIQDACIKIEHYRLLGKEKL, via the coding sequence ATGCACAGGAATCCAAGTGACCAAACTCTTGCAGAATTGTTGAGAGAAACCAGAACCATCGCAGTGTTTGGATTGTCAGACGACCCTGCCAAAGCCAGCAACGAAGTTGCTCAATATCTGCAATCGCAAGGATATGAAATTATTCCGGTCAATCCGAAGCTGACGTCCGTTCTGGGACGGAAATCGTATCCGACATTGATGGATGTTGAAGGAACTGTTGATATCGTGGATGTATTCCGTCGAAGCGAACATGTTCCGGAAGTGGTCGACCAAGTGATGCAAATGAAGGAAAAGCCGAAAGCGGTTTGGATTCAATTGGGCATAGTCAACGACGAACAGTGCAAGCGGATTGAAGAAGCCGGGATCACGGCGATTCAGGATGCTTGCATAAAAATCGAGCATTACCGATTGTTGGGGAAAGAGAAACTATAA
- a CDS encoding YhcN/YlaJ family sporulation lipoprotein produces the protein MNRKKWTSIFMVICAIFALAGCRPAAQQSQYRPTGEGTNKPGQVRTPPAEETPSPQEAQNIPKHAEQQRELRAPQQAQRPQTYNAAKQADEIAQVLTGIPGVERAYVLLTGRIALVGVDLKADISGSKIDTVKYSVKEAAERTGPGYKAVVTADVDTVTRIRELANGARNGRPISSLADEIADILSRLYPET, from the coding sequence ATGAACCGAAAAAAATGGACATCCATCTTCATGGTGATCTGTGCAATTTTCGCACTGGCGGGTTGCCGTCCTGCCGCACAACAATCCCAATACAGACCTACCGGGGAGGGAACAAACAAACCAGGACAAGTGCGGACACCTCCAGCTGAAGAAACCCCGTCTCCGCAGGAAGCACAGAACATCCCCAAGCATGCGGAACAGCAAAGGGAACTCCGCGCTCCACAACAGGCACAACGTCCACAGACATACAATGCAGCGAAACAAGCTGACGAGATCGCACAGGTCTTGACCGGTATACCTGGTGTGGAACGCGCTTATGTATTGTTGACAGGCCGTATTGCTCTTGTGGGTGTCGATTTGAAAGCTGACATCAGTGGATCCAAAATCGATACGGTCAAATATTCGGTGAAGGAAGCTGCGGAGCGCACGGGGCCAGGTTACAAAGCGGTGGTAACAGCCGATGTGGACACGGTTACTCGAATACGAGAATTGGCAAACGGAGCGCGAAACGGTCGCCCCATCTCCTCGCTTGCGGACGAGATTGCCGATATTCTGAGCCGTCTCTATCCCGAAACATAA
- a CDS encoding ATP-binding protein gives MIRNSVVVKLWLTIIVLVVFVLSMLAVFLEQLFDTYFYSSQEEALKNRAAYISNLLIREKDQNLAVTVAEELLRESNSHMYIIGPLFTDREFNELEQFPTDLRERLEAGEQVLRRGTSPGFGQFRSETNSAWLIHPIQEENRLRSVLLIHQPVAEIEKAIEQIRNLIFFAAGIGGVLTTGLSFVVSKNLSRPVIQMTKVAEEMARGNYHGKVNVVTGDEVGKLGRTLNFLAKSLEETIDNLSKEKEQLSMILLSMTDGVVSADLDGKVTLANPPAKKWLRALTIEETGTPSEERLPKELNDLKNLVLENPETRVTELNWQGRFIALTMTPLYEPDGGPVRGIVAVFRDITEERTLERMRKDFVASVSHELRTPLAMMQGYGEALLDEFGEDPEQRRELTQIILDETNRMKRLVNDLLDLAQLEAGQFELHSTQIDLANVIRTIGRKFLTLANERQIQFRVSFDPNDAFPIEGDSDRLEQVFTNLIDNAMRHTPAGGSVTLDMRKEAGYIRIDISDTGEGIPTEDLPFIFERFYKVDKARTRAKGGTGLGLSITRNIVLKHRGEIIVSSTVGVGTTFTVILPLLGKTNTLHA, from the coding sequence GTGATTCGCAACAGCGTTGTCGTCAAGCTCTGGCTCACGATTATCGTCCTGGTGGTTTTCGTTTTGTCGATGCTGGCAGTATTCCTGGAACAACTGTTTGACACCTATTTTTACAGTTCCCAGGAAGAGGCGCTGAAAAACAGGGCAGCTTATATCAGCAATCTGTTAATTCGCGAAAAAGATCAGAACCTGGCTGTCACGGTGGCGGAAGAACTGCTAAGGGAATCCAACAGCCATATGTATATTATCGGTCCATTGTTTACGGACCGTGAATTCAATGAACTTGAACAGTTTCCAACCGATCTCAGAGAACGGTTGGAGGCTGGCGAGCAGGTGTTGCGGCGTGGGACAAGCCCGGGGTTTGGACAATTTCGTTCAGAAACCAACAGTGCCTGGTTGATTCACCCGATCCAGGAAGAGAACCGGCTTCGTTCGGTACTGTTGATCCACCAACCTGTTGCTGAAATTGAGAAAGCGATTGAGCAAATCCGAAACTTGATTTTCTTTGCCGCCGGCATTGGAGGTGTGTTGACGACAGGTTTGTCTTTTGTCGTATCCAAAAACCTGTCGCGCCCCGTCATTCAAATGACTAAGGTGGCCGAAGAAATGGCTCGGGGAAATTACCACGGGAAAGTGAATGTGGTAACCGGCGACGAGGTCGGCAAACTGGGGCGCACTCTAAACTTCCTTGCCAAAAGTCTTGAGGAGACCATAGACAATCTGTCAAAGGAAAAAGAGCAGTTGTCGATGATTCTGTTATCCATGACAGACGGGGTGGTGTCTGCCGATCTGGATGGGAAGGTTACACTGGCCAATCCTCCCGCCAAGAAGTGGTTGCGGGCGTTAACGATCGAGGAGACTGGAACCCCTTCGGAAGAACGGCTCCCCAAAGAGTTGAATGACTTAAAGAATCTTGTGCTGGAGAATCCGGAAACCAGAGTAACGGAATTGAACTGGCAGGGACGCTTTATCGCTCTGACAATGACACCGTTATACGAACCTGATGGTGGACCCGTTCGGGGGATTGTAGCCGTATTCCGGGACATCACTGAAGAACGGACTTTGGAGCGAATGCGGAAAGACTTTGTGGCCAGTGTGTCCCACGAATTGCGCACACCTCTGGCGATGATGCAGGGATACGGAGAAGCGCTGCTTGACGAATTTGGGGAGGATCCGGAACAGCGCCGGGAACTCACCCAGATCATTCTTGATGAAACAAACCGCATGAAACGGCTTGTGAATGATCTCCTGGATCTGGCCCAATTGGAAGCAGGCCAGTTCGAATTGCATTCGACCCAAATTGACCTGGCGAATGTGATTCGAACCATTGGAAGGAAATTCCTGACACTCGCCAATGAACGGCAGATCCAATTCCGTGTGAGTTTTGACCCGAACGATGCATTCCCGATTGAAGGAGACTCCGATCGGCTTGAGCAGGTATTTACAAATTTGATTGATAACGCAATGCGGCATACGCCGGCCGGCGGTTCCGTCACTTTGGACATGCGCAAGGAGGCGGGCTATATTCGGATTGACATTTCCGATACCGGGGAAGGAATCCCCACAGAGGATCTGCCATTTATTTTTGAGCGGTTTTACAAAGTGGACAAGGCTCGAACCCGTGCCAAAGGCGGTACTGGATTGGGGCTGTCGATTACAAGAAATATCGTTTTAAAACATCGAGGAGAGATTATAGTATCAAGCACCGTCGGGGTTGGAACCACATTCACCGTAATTCTTCCTCTGCTGGGCAAAACAAACACCCTGCACGCCTAA
- a CDS encoding response regulator transcription factor encodes MENKVLRILVVDDEERIRKLVRMYLERNAFEVEEAEDGNQALEMALENQYDLIVLDLMLPGMDGRKVCEEIRKQSDVPVIMLTAAGDESSRIHGFELGADDYVVKPFSPRELVMRVKALLKRAQVKNEVHQDVGHVLSTHGLTINMDSRKVIVEEEEVPLTPKEYELLCYLVQRPDKVFSREELLRDVWNYQFFGDQRTVDTHVKRLREKLGRHSAKVADMIVTVWGVGYKFEVRE; translated from the coding sequence ATGGAGAACAAAGTACTACGAATCTTGGTGGTGGATGACGAAGAGCGCATCCGCAAGCTTGTCCGCATGTACTTGGAACGCAATGCTTTCGAGGTGGAAGAGGCGGAGGATGGAAATCAAGCCCTTGAAATGGCTCTTGAGAACCAGTATGATTTGATCGTTCTGGACCTGATGCTGCCTGGCATGGACGGCCGCAAAGTGTGTGAGGAGATCCGAAAGCAAAGCGATGTTCCTGTAATCATGCTTACGGCGGCCGGGGATGAATCAAGCCGGATCCATGGTTTCGAATTGGGGGCCGATGACTATGTGGTCAAACCCTTTTCGCCCCGGGAACTGGTCATGCGTGTCAAAGCGCTGTTAAAGCGCGCTCAAGTCAAGAATGAAGTTCATCAGGATGTCGGTCATGTTCTTTCGACCCACGGACTGACCATCAACATGGATTCCCGCAAAGTGATCGTGGAGGAGGAAGAGGTGCCTCTTACACCCAAAGAGTATGAGCTCCTTTGCTATCTTGTTCAGCGACCGGACAAAGTGTTTTCCCGAGAGGAATTGCTCCGGGATGTTTGGAACTACCAGTTTTTTGGAGATCAGCGAACTGTCGATACCCATGTGAAACGTTTGCGTGAAAAACTGGGCCGTCACTCAGCCAAAGTTGCCGACATGATTGTAACCGTCTGGGGCGTTGGATACAAATTTGAGGTGCGCGAGTGA
- the ccsB gene encoding c-type cytochrome biogenesis protein CcsB, producing the protein MLEISAWLYWMAFFGYFTASVLYIIGVTGQKIKIKNGEAASNIWTRWGYIAAIGSVLVQLAGFVTRWIGQGHAPTSNMFEYMSFWAWCIMLAFVIISAFYNFPILGAFAAPTALAVLGYANVFPDESQALIPALKSYWLYIHVTTAALGEGVLTIAFAAALMHLLVVTDLSVWNRKGKALEFVMFLFIALVGFVTVSLIFKAQQYTFVEAVTQKTYELPPLVGPTGTELGSLGSILGIPLPLFNAPSWVTGEKAFLKLNTLVWTLLSAIVIYYGLRFINRKPLVHTVSRWVQGLDAPSLDELSYRAVAIGYPIFTLGALVFAMIWAQEAWGSYWSWDPKETWALITWLYYTAYLHLRLTRGWEGERASWMAVAGFVVILFLLVGVNFLIVGLHAYA; encoded by the coding sequence ATGCTTGAAATATCAGCCTGGTTGTACTGGATGGCGTTCTTTGGATATTTTACCGCCTCTGTTCTTTATATAATCGGCGTAACGGGGCAAAAGATCAAAATCAAGAACGGGGAAGCGGCTTCCAACATCTGGACCCGGTGGGGATATATCGCGGCCATTGGCTCGGTTTTGGTGCAATTGGCCGGATTTGTCACCCGTTGGATTGGCCAGGGTCACGCACCAACGTCCAACATGTTTGAATATATGAGCTTTTGGGCATGGTGCATCATGCTTGCTTTTGTCATTATCAGTGCTTTTTACAATTTTCCCATTCTCGGGGCTTTTGCCGCTCCAACCGCACTGGCGGTATTGGGGTATGCCAATGTTTTCCCCGATGAATCCCAAGCATTGATACCTGCACTGAAAAGTTACTGGTTGTATATCCATGTAACCACGGCCGCCCTTGGGGAGGGTGTTCTGACTATTGCCTTTGCCGCTGCATTGATGCATTTGCTGGTTGTCACGGACCTCAGCGTATGGAACCGTAAAGGCAAAGCATTGGAGTTTGTCATGTTCCTGTTTATCGCTTTGGTTGGATTCGTCACCGTTTCATTGATTTTCAAGGCGCAGCAATATACCTTTGTGGAAGCTGTAACCCAGAAAACTTACGAACTTCCGCCTCTGGTTGGCCCTACGGGAACAGAGCTTGGTTCGCTTGGAAGTATTTTGGGAATCCCATTGCCTTTGTTCAACGCTCCCAGCTGGGTGACCGGTGAAAAGGCGTTCTTAAAGCTCAATACACTGGTATGGACACTGCTTTCCGCCATTGTTATTTATTATGGCTTGCGATTCATCAACCGTAAACCGCTGGTTCATACAGTTTCCAGATGGGTTCAAGGCTTGGATGCGCCTTCCCTTGACGAACTTTCCTATCGGGCTGTGGCCATCGGGTATCCGATCTTCACTTTGGGAGCTTTGGTGTTCGCCATGATCTGGGCACAAGAAGCATGGGGTTCCTATTGGTCCTGGGATCCGAAAGAGACATGGGCGCTTATTACCTGGCTTTACTATACGGCTTATCTGCATTTGCGCCTGACACGTGGCTGGGAAGGGGAACGCGCCTCATGGATGGCGGTGGCCGGTTTTGTCGTGATCTTGTTCCTGCTGGTAGGCGTCAATTTCCTGATTGTCGGTTTGCATGCTTACGCTTAA
- the resB gene encoding cytochrome c biogenesis protein ResB, producing MMNTQAAKRRRSIFEWLWDFFASVKVAIVIIVLIALSAIIGTIFPQENFIPSSNPAAYYAQTYGDLGKYYYKFGFSHMYTSWWFVSLLLALGVSLVICSLERVVPLYKSLQRQEVKPALSVVQRKKIYVPVEGADAAHADRLASELAKRRYKIRRDGDAFLAEKMRISRFGAYILHIGLIIIILGALSRLIPGWYVSENIWIEEGQTVKVPGSDFHVRNDEFKVEFYEDGRPSHFETQAVLIENGKEVRREKIVVNRPLKHKGTLLFQASYLPPMIRLLDAELIDKRTGSRLETFQIDFSNLQTEYKAGAYIVRVLDYFPDFDMENDQPVTRSTDPNNPVLLVQIEGPGVEKPSKQFFFVFRQLELDQNSAFELAPVGGKMIETTGLRVQKDNGIPIVYAGCVVVLAGLVLVFYFQHRRVWGQIHNGILHVGAQTNKNWYGMRREMQRVFKSLNWQQEIIVRQGGKKQ from the coding sequence ATGATGAATACACAGGCAGCCAAAAGGCGCCGTTCGATATTTGAGTGGCTGTGGGATTTCTTTGCATCCGTCAAAGTGGCGATTGTCATTATTGTATTAATCGCTTTATCGGCAATTATCGGAACTATATTTCCGCAAGAGAATTTTATACCTTCTTCCAATCCGGCGGCCTATTATGCCCAGACCTATGGGGACTTGGGCAAGTACTACTACAAGTTTGGTTTTTCCCATATGTATACCTCCTGGTGGTTTGTAAGCCTGCTTTTGGCGCTTGGGGTGTCTCTTGTAATCTGTTCATTGGAACGTGTCGTTCCCTTGTACAAATCTTTGCAGCGGCAGGAAGTCAAGCCTGCCCTGTCTGTCGTTCAGCGAAAAAAAATCTATGTGCCGGTCGAAGGTGCAGATGCAGCACATGCCGATCGGTTGGCTTCCGAGCTTGCGAAAAGAAGATACAAAATCCGTCGGGATGGGGATGCCTTCCTGGCGGAAAAAATGAGGATTTCCCGATTTGGGGCATATATTCTCCACATCGGATTGATCATTATTATTCTGGGAGCGCTGTCCCGTCTGATCCCTGGCTGGTACGTGTCGGAGAACATCTGGATCGAGGAAGGGCAAACGGTCAAGGTTCCCGGTTCCGATTTCCATGTTCGAAACGATGAATTCAAGGTGGAATTTTATGAGGACGGCCGTCCGAGCCATTTTGAAACCCAAGCGGTGCTCATTGAAAACGGAAAGGAAGTACGTCGGGAGAAAATTGTGGTCAACCGGCCCTTAAAGCACAAGGGAACTCTTCTGTTTCAGGCGAGTTATCTGCCTCCCATGATCAGGCTGCTTGATGCCGAGTTGATCGACAAGAGAACAGGCAGCAGGCTGGAGACTTTCCAGATTGATTTCTCCAATCTGCAAACCGAGTATAAAGCGGGTGCCTACATCGTTCGTGTATTGGATTATTTTCCCGACTTCGACATGGAAAACGATCAGCCGGTCACCAGATCGACGGATCCCAACAATCCGGTATTGTTGGTGCAAATTGAAGGCCCCGGAGTCGAGAAACCAAGCAAGCAGTTCTTTTTTGTCTTCCGCCAATTGGAGTTGGATCAGAACTCTGCCTTTGAATTGGCGCCGGTCGGCGGCAAAATGATTGAAACCACCGGGCTTCGCGTGCAGAAGGATAACGGAATTCCGATCGTGTATGCCGGATGTGTTGTCGTTCTGGCGGGTCTTGTTCTTGTATTTTATTTCCAGCACAGACGGGTCTGGGGTCAGATTCACAACGGGATCCTGCATGTAGGCGCACAGACCAACAAGAACTGGTACGGGATGCGCAGGGAGATGCAGCGGGTGTTCAAATCCCTTAATTGGCAACAAGAAATTATTGTGAGACAAGGAGGGAAGAAGCAGTGA
- the resA gene encoding thiol-disulfide oxidoreductase ResA translates to MAFKNRTGRALTVGALLLAAIGIIAALLNFTKTDNSSVAAGQAAPPFTLSDLNGNKLSLADLKGKVVLLNFWGSWCDPCRQEMPAIQAAYEQYKDKGFVVVGVNIGESKVTAKGFADRYGVTFPVVLDKDREVTLERYKVGPIPSSFFIDKQGNIQYRYEGPMTEGFLTNKIQTLLAQP, encoded by the coding sequence TTGGCATTCAAAAACAGAACGGGAAGGGCTCTTACCGTCGGGGCGCTGCTTCTGGCGGCAATCGGAATAATTGCTGCTCTGTTGAACTTTACAAAAACTGATAACTCGAGTGTAGCTGCAGGACAGGCTGCTCCTCCGTTCACCCTTTCCGATTTGAACGGAAACAAGCTTTCGCTCGCCGATCTTAAGGGGAAAGTGGTCCTCTTGAATTTTTGGGGTTCTTGGTGCGACCCTTGTCGCCAGGAAATGCCGGCCATCCAGGCCGCCTATGAACAATACAAGGACAAGGGGTTCGTTGTTGTCGGCGTCAACATCGGGGAAAGCAAAGTCACCGCCAAAGGGTTTGCCGACCGTTATGGCGTAACCTTTCCGGTGGTTCTGGACAAAGACAGAGAAGTGACATTGGAACGATATAAAGTCGGTCCGATCCCAAGTTCGTTTTTTATCGACAAACAGGGAAACATTCAGTACAGGTATGAAGGTCCAATGACGGAAGGTTTTCTGACCAACAAGATCCAAACGTTACTTGCACAACCGTAG
- a CDS encoding pseudouridine synthase — protein sequence MERLQKVLAQAGVASRRKCEELIVSGRVTVNGLVIRELGTKVDPELDRIELDGKPIEQEPLVYILLNKPIGVVTTASDPEGRKTVIEIVQVKERVFPVGRLDMNTSGLLLLTNDGELANGLMHPRHEVDKKYIAEVKGSISEEALAKLANGILLEDGLTAPAKVKLLKRTAFLSKLEITIHEGRNRQVRRMCEAVGHPVQKLKRVQVAFLTLGGLPPGGWRYLTDFEVKRLYEIAGKSA from the coding sequence GTGGAACGTCTGCAAAAAGTCCTTGCCCAGGCCGGGGTCGCATCCCGAAGAAAATGTGAAGAGCTGATCGTTTCCGGAAGAGTAACAGTGAATGGTCTTGTGATCAGGGAGTTGGGGACGAAAGTGGATCCGGAACTGGACCGGATCGAACTTGACGGAAAGCCAATTGAGCAAGAACCATTAGTCTACATTTTGTTGAACAAACCCATTGGGGTAGTAACAACCGCTTCCGACCCGGAAGGCCGCAAAACTGTAATTGAGATCGTACAGGTGAAGGAGCGTGTGTTTCCGGTTGGAAGGCTGGATATGAATACCAGCGGCTTGCTGCTGCTTACCAATGACGGCGAACTGGCCAACGGACTGATGCATCCCCGGCATGAAGTAGACAAGAAGTATATTGCTGAAGTAAAGGGAAGCATTTCGGAGGAAGCGCTGGCGAAGCTCGCAAACGGGATTCTGTTGGAGGACGGTCTGACAGCGCCGGCAAAAGTAAAATTGCTGAAAAGAACTGCCTTCTTGTCCAAGCTTGAAATCACGATTCATGAAGGCAGAAACCGACAGGTGCGTCGAATGTGTGAGGCGGTCGGACATCCCGTGCAGAAACTTAAAAGAGTACAAGTGGCATTTTTGACACTGGGCGGCTTGCCGCCAGGCGGCTGGCGATATCTGACAGATTTTGAAGTAAAACGTCTGTATGAGATTGCAGGAAAGTCCGCTTGA
- a CDS encoding spore maturation protein yields MMEWINTLSEWALPIVVASILVIGHFRKVPVYETFVEGAKEGFPTAIKIIPHLVAMMVAVSVFRESGALDMLLRLLRPVFEVLSIPVEIIPMALLRPISGSGSSAVMFDIFQTYGPDSLLGRIASVLQGSSDTTLYVLTVYFGSVGIRNARYAVKVGLLSDLAAAIFSVLVVYWVFDL; encoded by the coding sequence ATGATGGAATGGATAAACACCCTCTCAGAATGGGCCCTGCCGATCGTGGTGGCTTCCATTCTGGTCATTGGCCATTTCCGCAAGGTCCCCGTTTATGAAACGTTTGTTGAAGGTGCAAAGGAAGGTTTTCCCACGGCAATCAAGATCATTCCCCATCTGGTTGCGATGATGGTGGCTGTCTCCGTATTCAGGGAATCGGGGGCGCTGGACATGCTGCTGCGACTTCTTCGACCTGTCTTTGAAGTTTTGTCCATACCTGTTGAAATCATTCCCATGGCTTTGCTTCGTCCCATTTCCGGCTCCGGATCGAGCGCGGTCATGTTTGACATCTTCCAAACTTATGGTCCCGATTCCCTATTGGGCCGGATCGCTTCCGTACTGCAGGGTTCGAGTGATACAACCCTGTATGTTTTGACTGTGTATTTCGGATCTGTTGGAATTCGCAACGCGAGATATGCAGTTAAGGTGGGGCTCTTGTCGGACCTGGCGGCAGCCATCTTCTCCGTGCTGGTTGTTTATTGGGTTTTTGACTTATAA